The sequence AAGATAAGGACTGGTAAATCTGGTATTGATTACAATTAATCTCCTGTGGCTCTTGTTAATAAACTCCAGGGATTATATTAGAATGACCAGTCTATAAATAGCTCTAGAGCTGTACAGGGTGACAATAGTGCTGTGACATCATGCACACCACCAAGTTAACATTGTATGTTTGTTCGTTTGATTTAGTTTTACAGCCCAAGGATAGCTAAAGTTCATTTAGGATCAAACTATTACCCCCTAGTTGACATGGGTAAAGTCCCATCTGATGTCACCATGGACAAAGTCCAACCTTATGTCACTATAGAAAAAGTCCCACCTCATGTCACCATAGATAAAATTACAGATGATGTCACCTGCATGGACAAAATCCAAAATCATGTCACCATGGACAAAGTAGTCCCACCTGATGTCACCATCGACAAAGTCCCAGATGATGTCATCATAGTCATCATAGACAAAGTAGTCCTAAATGATGTCATCATGGACATTGTCCAAAATCATGTCACCATGGACAAAGTCCAAAATCATGTCACCATGGACAAAGTAGTCCCACCTGATGTCACCATAGACAAAGTCCCATCTGATGTCACCATGGGTAAAGTCACAGTTGATGTCATCACAGACACAGTCACAGACGATGTCACCATGGAAAAAGTCAcagatgatgtcacaatggacaAAGTCCAAAATCATGTCACCATGGACAAAGTCCAAAATCATGTCACCATGGACAAAGTAGTCCCACCTGATGTCACCATAGACAAAGTCCCATCTGATGTCACCATGGACAAAGTCACAGTTGATGTCATCACAGACACAGTCACAAACGATGTCACCATGGACAAAGTCACAGATGATATGTCACAATGGACACAGTCACAAACGATGTCACCATGGACAAAGTCACAGATGATATGTCACAATGGACAAAGTCCCACCTGATGTCACCTTGGACAAAGTCCAAAATGATGTCACCATCGACAAAGTCTTGacaacaaaggtcaaggtcatattaaAAAGTTTGCTTAGATTTATTAAGTCACTTATGATATTTGCCCATTAATATTGAATTGATACAAAACATTATATCAAGCCTTAATCTACACATCCATGATCATTCCTAACTCCAACCCATCccaaatatttatgaaattacgCAAATACAAATTTCCCATGGAAGCAACACATGTGTTTTGATGTAAAAATGCTGCAACAGTAATTCTTACTTTTGTGTCAAAAAGAGCCTTAAGAGTACAAAATAATGTAAAGAGTACCCTCATCAACAATAACCCATGCAGCTCCTTCAGTACAAGGGCCTATAACAGTGAGGCCTAATGTTGATCAGGGGATATACCCacataataaaaatacaatagcAAATACTATGAAATCtagaaatatataattcaaaacCAATTTTTACAAGATTAAATAACActattgaattttttaaaatagatttgTGAGCTATGATCAATTAAAATTCCAAGCAATAGAATTATATCCCCTAACActattgaattttttaaaatagatttgTGAGCTATGATCAATTAAAATTCCAAGCAATAGAATTATATCCCCTACCCCCttctgaattttttaaaatagatttgTGAGCTATGATCAATTAAAATTCCAAGCAATAGAATTATATCCCCTAACActattgaattttttaaaatagatttgTGAGCTATGATCAATTAAAACTCCAAGCAATAGAATTATATCCCCTAACActattgaattttttaaaatagatttgtgagctatgataaattaaaattccaaGCAATAGAATTATATCCCCTACCCCCttctccccccccccaccttCCTCCCAAACAGTTAACATATTAATTTGGTCATCGGTATATAGATCCTATACCAATGAGCCCAAGCATTTTAAGTGATATCAAAAATGTTCTGGAAATAATCATAAATGTAATCAAAGCAGctaacaataattatatatcaaaccTGTAACTTTattccatgtatatatattattttataattaaagtgtTTTAATTATTTGTGTCCACCGACAAAgtttatacaaattttaaaacaacacTTACCGTGGCCAACATGCTTCATCCATCAACTTGTTAAATATCCTGCTTCAAGTACGAATAGGACAAATCTACTTTAAACCAATATTCTGTGTAAAATACTGTACTCCCTCAGTATACCAATTGTTCAATAATCAGCGAACATGTGAATTATCATCCAATTTTCCATTTACAATACTTTTATACCAATTATCCAGTGAAAATGTGCCTATAACATTGAGATAGACCCGTTATGTACCGCACCAGTCATCGCCTTCAGTCATCACTCCTACATTGGCTTATTTTCCCGCCACCACTACCATTAGTAACAGTAACATGGGTTTTCACAATCCATTATGTATTTACAGATGTCGACTATAGTCAAATGTAGTCTGAGCCATAATGATATCACCCTGCTACAGTATCTGTCACTACCATTGGATGGttgggtggtgtagtggttaagccactcgcctttcacttgccggccggggttcgatcggcacggacgtgaaaagttaggggtcacctgcccaatcacgtgggttttctccgggcactccagTTTgctcccacactaagatccctcgcgcCCTTACATCTGGGCCATCgtgagtgatttacataagttgtataacttgtttcgtaatcgatgtaaaatagataaagtttatatttttaccATACATTACTTCTCACATAGAAGTTCAACAAGTCATTAAAATGGTCCACTCGACCTTCCTTTCTGgtatttcaaaatttatctttGTCACAACTGTGTCAGTCACTGAAGACCATTCGACAAGTCACCGTCCACCACTGAACTGATCCACCTAAATTGTTTTGTCTTCGATATTGCATCATCAAGTCTAACAAACAGTGTCAAAAAGTATCAGGGATCAACCTAGCTGTGATTTATTACTGTTTATGGctaaatttcccctcaaggaatgaattcccctctggcctaaaattctcctgaagatttaaaaattccccatttgaagctaaaaatgaccgtttttgtaacacaatttccccctgtgacttttttttcattcattttagacttttgtttgcaaatttcttcatatttatcatacagctactgcatattttatgattaactaaaaattttcattattaagcttaaaattttgctttactaaatctaaaaataaaattagttgttttacagtactttttcgtcaaaatgaatataattttggaccaaaataagaagattcaaattcctctatatttcgccaaacttttcccttattttgaaaaagggtagtttcccccaaaacctagattgatccctgagTATGTAAATATTACCAAAGATCTCATCTAGTTATAACATGCTTTACAGGATAATAATATAAAGTGgataatgtatttttgtatttacagcATTTTTCCAAGATTTTATGGGTAATTGGCCTGCTTTCCCTTTAAAGAATccttattattacatatatggACTGCAGACTTGGTAGAGATAAGGTTTTACTGACCTGCTCAGCTAGCATACAAATCATGAGTTAATATAGCCAATAATTCCCCTACAACTCTCGCCTTTTAAGATAAGCCATACCCATAAACAAACCTGCTTCCTTTTAATGAATGGCGGTTAAACTTGATGTATCTGTCTCTCATCTGGCCTAGAATATCATGTTTATTACAAACGTGTAAGTTTCCATCAAGTAAACCTATGATGTCAATATGTACGATTGGTTGATAGAATATCTTCTAGCAGAGTTTCATAAATCAGAGTTGTCTATCcttgaaatttattttaagcTATTCgtaaatgtttatttgttacaattaaatgtatttgatttgaAAGAAATTAACCTATTTTTCTCATAATATATAATGGCACTTCTATGATAACAGAAGTAGACAACCCCATGGAAATagcaaattattgtttttaaaaatctgTAACATTCTTCTGTATGATTGTAAACAAAGTAAATTAATTACACAATCTCCCATATATTGAGGCAACATGATTACAActtcatttaaaattaaatcccTGTCAAAAATTCCAGATCCATAATACATCCTATCAGGAAGttatgacattcatcattttcatttttgttgtgtGCCGTACTCACATGACCAtcgctgttgataggacgttaaaataatcaaacaaaatatcgTTGTGTGCATTGAAATACAATTTCATGTATCGATTATTACAGCTCTTTTCACCGCATATTTTAATGAATGCATAACAGATGAGAAATCACAATATACCAGTAAAACACAATGTGTGtcacattttttcatttttatattatttatgaaaaatttccATGTGTATTGCAAACATGGTCTAACAAAAATTATCCAGGTTCGTACCTTGTAATTATTCATAAACAGCTTTACAAATTGTGTAAACAGCAGTCACTACTATACATTTTCACCTCTAGATCTATAAGGCTTCTCTCCAATCAATTAATCATTGTTAATTTTAGCTGCGAAGTATATGATAAACAATTTTTAGAATTAGGCaatacaacaaaacatcacagcCAGTCTGGTaatcagaaatattttcaaaatcctTGATTGTgtcttttcaatattttcattcatCAATCAATTATtgacattaaagatgctccaccgctgacaactggtattttttcactatcaaaaacagaagcagacgatttggtatttttcttcagttacaaaagttacttactttacaccatttccaccattaaaaagtttgagcttctaattttgcttaaagtttaaaatatcaaaaataattaattgcatcccgaaaaaatt is a genomic window of Argopecten irradians isolate NY chromosome 10, Ai_NY, whole genome shotgun sequence containing:
- the LOC138332685 gene encoding zinc finger X-chromosomal protein-like; amino-acid sequence: MGKVPSDVTMDKVQPYVTIEKVPPHVTIDKITDDVTCMDKIQNHVTMDKVVPPDVTIDKVPDDVIIVIIDKVVLNDVIMDIVQNHVTMDKVQNHVTMDKVVPPDVTIDKVPSDVTMGKVTVDVITDTVTDDVTMEKVTDDVTMDKVQNHVTMDKVQNHVTMDKVVPPDVTIDKVPSDVTMDKVTVDVITDTVTNDVTMDKVTDDMSQWTQSQTMSPWTKSQMICHNGQSPT